Proteins encoded in a region of the Microbacterium neungamense genome:
- a CDS encoding tRNA (adenine-N1)-methyltransferase, with translation MTAARRPSGPFREGDRVQLTGPKGRLHTITLRADGELHTHHGVLRHADIIGLPDGSVVTNSSGHDYLALRPLLRDFAMSMPRGAAIVYPKDAAQIVMQADLFPGATVVEAGVGSGALSLALLRAVGGDGTLVSFERREDFAEVAKANVETFFGGIPDSWRVVVDDLAEALPGEFPAGTVDRVVLDMLAPWECMDAVADALAPGGVVLCYVATATQLSRVAEYIRGTGLFTEPDASETMVRGWHVEGLAVRPDHRMVAHTGFLLTARRLAPGAIPPEVRRRASKTSYGDEDVELWTPGAVGDREITDKNLRKRVREAQKTAAGARTAAAAREAEQASE, from the coding sequence ATGACCGCGGCGCGTCGGCCCAGCGGCCCGTTCCGCGAGGGCGACCGCGTGCAGCTGACAGGACCCAAGGGTCGTCTGCACACCATCACCCTGCGCGCCGACGGGGAGCTGCACACGCACCACGGCGTGCTGCGTCACGCCGACATCATCGGGCTGCCCGACGGGTCGGTCGTCACGAACAGCTCCGGGCACGACTACCTCGCCCTGCGCCCGCTGCTGCGCGACTTCGCGATGTCGATGCCGCGCGGCGCGGCCATCGTGTACCCGAAGGACGCCGCGCAGATCGTGATGCAGGCGGACCTCTTCCCCGGCGCCACCGTCGTCGAAGCCGGCGTCGGCTCCGGGGCGCTCTCGCTGGCCCTGCTGCGCGCGGTCGGCGGCGACGGCACGCTGGTCTCCTTCGAGCGCCGCGAGGACTTCGCCGAGGTCGCCAAGGCGAATGTGGAGACCTTCTTCGGCGGCATCCCGGACAGCTGGCGGGTCGTCGTGGACGACCTCGCCGAGGCGCTGCCCGGCGAGTTCCCCGCCGGCACCGTCGACCGGGTCGTGCTGGACATGCTCGCCCCGTGGGAGTGCATGGACGCCGTCGCGGACGCCCTGGCGCCCGGCGGCGTGGTGCTCTGCTACGTCGCGACCGCCACCCAGCTCTCCCGAGTCGCCGAGTACATCCGCGGCACCGGGCTGTTCACCGAGCCGGATGCCTCGGAGACCATGGTCCGCGGCTGGCACGTCGAAGGCCTCGCCGTCCGCCCCGACCACCGCATGGTCGCCCACACCGGCTTCCTGCTCACCGCCCGTCGCCTCGCACCGGGCGCCATCCCGCCCGAGGTGCGCCGCCGGGCATCCAAGACCAGCTACGGCGACGAGGACGTGGAGCTGTGGACGCCCGGCGCCGTCGGCGACCGGGAGATCACCGACAAGAACCTGCGCAAACGGGTGCGGGAGGCGCAGAAGACCGCGGCCGGCGCGCGCACGGCCGCCGCCGCGCGCGAAGCGGAGCAGGCTTCGGAATAG
- a CDS encoding HAD family hydrolase has protein sequence MNSRSDAGGPSAVLWDMDGTLVDTEPFWMVAETELVESFGGTWTHQDAVELVGNGLLDSAAVLQRAGVDMEAEAIVQHLTDRVTDALRTQGVPFRPGARELLADLRAAGIPTALVTMSLRRMAEGVVGLIDFDAFDHIVAGDDVSQPKPHPEPYLRAAELLGIDIADAVVIEDSRTGLAAGLASGAVTLGVPHIVPLDDAGAHALWPTLSGRTTDDIVALHREGRLASEAAR, from the coding sequence GTGAACAGCAGAAGCGATGCCGGAGGGCCCAGCGCCGTCCTATGGGACATGGACGGAACTCTCGTCGACACCGAACCGTTCTGGATGGTGGCCGAGACCGAGCTGGTGGAATCCTTCGGCGGCACGTGGACGCACCAGGACGCCGTCGAGCTCGTCGGCAACGGACTGCTCGACAGCGCCGCGGTGCTGCAGCGCGCCGGCGTCGACATGGAGGCCGAGGCGATCGTCCAGCACCTGACCGACCGCGTCACCGACGCCCTGCGCACCCAGGGGGTGCCGTTCCGCCCTGGCGCGCGCGAACTGCTCGCGGACCTGCGCGCCGCCGGCATCCCGACCGCGCTGGTGACCATGTCGCTGCGCCGCATGGCCGAGGGCGTCGTCGGCCTGATCGACTTCGACGCCTTCGACCACATCGTCGCCGGCGACGACGTCTCCCAGCCCAAGCCGCACCCCGAGCCGTACCTGCGGGCGGCCGAGCTGCTCGGCATCGACATCGCCGACGCCGTCGTGATCGAGGACTCCCGCACGGGCCTGGCCGCCGGCCTGGCATCCGGTGCCGTCACCCTCGGCGTGCCGCACATCGTGCCCCTCGACGACGCCGGCGCGCACGCGCTGTGGCCCACGCTGAGCGGACGCACCACCGATGACATCGTCGCGCTGCACCGCGAGGGACGTCTCGCCTCGGAGGCCGCGCGATGA
- a CDS encoding helix-turn-helix transcriptional regulator, with the protein MAAPIPAEERQTNLVVALMATEIGLTKQQILDNVSGYRQRADAGAKPEALEKMFERDKDDLRALGVPIETIGDPSDPNDLREARYRIPQAEYDLPADIEFTPAELAVLRLAGSVWSTESVSADAQAGVRKIRALGIDGDEPIIGFAPRITARDAAFAPLQEGIERSRVVVFDYLKPGEHAPRTRRVRPLALVDYEARWHVYGIDVDAEDERTFLLSRIVGDVKVTRQGFDPALRDGAGERALAGLKAVAEAQRALLEVTPGTEAALRLGRRAEPAPQGIRVPYVDLHIFADELASYGPEVRVVEPEQLRDAVVARLRAIVASHTDREGDRR; encoded by the coding sequence ATGGCCGCCCCGATCCCCGCGGAGGAGCGGCAGACGAACCTCGTCGTGGCGCTGATGGCCACGGAGATCGGGCTGACCAAGCAGCAGATCCTCGACAACGTCTCGGGCTACCGCCAGCGCGCGGATGCCGGCGCGAAGCCGGAGGCGCTGGAGAAGATGTTCGAGCGCGACAAGGACGACCTGCGCGCCCTCGGCGTGCCGATCGAGACGATCGGCGACCCGTCCGACCCGAACGATCTCCGGGAGGCGCGGTACCGCATTCCGCAGGCGGAATACGACCTGCCGGCCGACATCGAGTTCACACCCGCGGAGCTCGCGGTACTCCGGCTCGCCGGCAGCGTCTGGAGCACCGAGTCGGTGTCCGCGGACGCTCAGGCCGGGGTGCGCAAGATCCGCGCGCTCGGCATCGACGGCGACGAGCCGATCATCGGCTTCGCCCCGCGCATCACCGCCCGGGACGCCGCCTTCGCGCCGCTCCAGGAGGGCATCGAGCGCAGCCGGGTCGTCGTCTTCGACTACCTCAAGCCCGGGGAGCACGCGCCGCGCACCCGGCGGGTGCGGCCGCTCGCGCTGGTGGACTACGAGGCTCGGTGGCACGTGTACGGCATCGACGTGGACGCGGAGGACGAGCGCACCTTCCTGCTCAGCCGGATCGTGGGCGACGTGAAGGTCACCCGCCAGGGCTTCGATCCCGCGTTGCGCGACGGCGCCGGGGAACGGGCCCTCGCCGGGCTGAAGGCCGTCGCCGAGGCGCAGCGGGCGCTGCTCGAGGTCACCCCCGGCACGGAGGCCGCACTGCGGCTGGGGCGGCGTGCCGAACCCGCCCCGCAGGGCATCCGGGTGCCGTACGTGGACCTGCACATCTTCGCCGACGAGCTCGCCTCGTACGGGCCGGAGGTGCGCGTAGTCGAACCGGAGCAGCTGCGCGACGCGGTCGTCGCGCGGCTACGCGCCATCGTGGCGTCCCACACCGACCGGGAGGGGGACCGACGATGA